The following coding sequences are from one Achromobacter sp. B7 window:
- a CDS encoding AraC family transcriptional regulator, with amino-acid sequence MFNDTYPLNRHCLLDSGNAAEVKDQVSQHLWSHRMCVAQGKPLQSRLYGVFFGNAALFDLHYGAEVEIDAGDISSYYLIRITLQGSGLVTLGKRSASMQAGSLTISSPSEPSVISIGRDCRNLILRVERQALEHQLQRLLDRPIKHALVFDLEAPPDSPGLAAVRETLDYLCRLYQHPAIDGVTQTLAAGFSDYLLALLLTQVPHNYSDALRADHRQPLPQHVRAARDYIESHVDEAISLADLAAHCGVSVRTLQNGFTQFLKQSPSDYVRNHRLALVHAALEQARGGDSVTDILLRHGVSSFGHFATHYRKRYGCLPSDTLRRPRP; translated from the coding sequence ATGTTCAACGACACCTATCCGCTGAACCGCCATTGCTTGCTGGACTCGGGCAACGCCGCCGAGGTCAAGGACCAGGTCAGCCAGCACCTCTGGTCGCACCGCATGTGCGTGGCTCAGGGCAAACCCTTGCAATCGCGGCTGTATGGCGTGTTCTTCGGCAACGCGGCGCTGTTTGACCTGCACTACGGCGCCGAAGTCGAAATCGACGCGGGCGACATCTCCAGCTACTACCTGATCCGCATCACGCTGCAAGGCTCGGGCCTGGTCACGCTGGGCAAGCGCAGTGCGTCCATGCAAGCGGGCAGCCTCACCATTTCGTCGCCGTCGGAACCCAGCGTGATCAGCATCGGCCGCGACTGCCGCAACCTGATCCTGCGTGTCGAGCGGCAAGCGCTGGAACATCAATTGCAGCGCCTGCTGGACCGCCCCATCAAGCACGCGCTGGTGTTCGACCTGGAAGCGCCGCCCGATTCCCCCGGCCTTGCCGCCGTGCGCGAAACACTGGACTACCTATGCCGCCTTTATCAGCACCCCGCCATTGACGGCGTCACGCAGACGCTTGCGGCCGGCTTTTCCGACTACCTGCTGGCGCTGCTGCTGACCCAAGTGCCGCACAACTATTCCGACGCGTTGCGCGCCGACCACCGCCAGCCCCTGCCTCAGCATGTGCGCGCCGCGCGCGACTACATCGAAAGCCATGTCGACGAAGCGATTTCATTGGCGGACCTGGCGGCGCACTGCGGCGTGTCGGTGCGAACGCTGCAAAACGGCTTCACGCAGTTTCTCAAGCAAAGCCCCAGCGACTACGTGCGCAACCACCGCCTGGCCCTGGTGCACGCCGCGCTGGAACAGGCGCGCGGCGGCGACAGCGTGACCGATATCCTGCTGCGCCACGGCGTCAGCAGCTTCGGCCATTTCGCCACGCATTACCGCAAGCGCTACGGCTGCCTGCCGTCGGACACGCTGCGTCGGCCTCGCCCCTGA
- a CDS encoding NAD/NADP-dependent octopine/nopaline dehydrogenase family protein, with product MRISVIGGGHGCYAAAAELAENGHEVCWWRRDDAAFDGLRQAGALTVTDYRGTRQVPLGQGPGHLALQGSLKAALTDARVVVIPLPSTTHDALAPMLAPLLQDGQVVFLPPGTFGSYLFARAQRDAGNTARVAFAETGTLPYLARKHGNTVVISGYATRLPTGVFPSRLTDDALALLGQVYPSIEPIEDGLAGALMNAGPIIHPPLIMMNAGPLEHFDKWDIHNEGTQPSIRRVTDALDAERIAIREALGYAAPHFPLADHYATEGDEWMYGRGAHGKLTDSGDWREAIDLHTHRYMLEDTRLGLSLLVSTGRWAGVPTPVAQGLLSIAGAITGRDLYAEGRTLESLGLERLSRAGMAELLEQGC from the coding sequence ATGCGAATCAGCGTAATTGGCGGCGGCCACGGCTGCTACGCGGCCGCGGCCGAACTAGCCGAAAACGGACACGAGGTGTGCTGGTGGCGCCGCGACGACGCCGCGTTCGACGGCTTGCGACAGGCCGGCGCGCTGACCGTCACCGACTATCGCGGCACGCGCCAGGTTCCGTTGGGCCAGGGTCCCGGCCACCTGGCGCTGCAAGGCTCGCTGAAGGCCGCGCTGACTGACGCGCGGGTTGTCGTCATCCCCCTGCCCTCGACCACGCACGATGCGCTGGCGCCCATGCTGGCCCCGCTGTTGCAGGACGGGCAGGTGGTGTTCCTGCCGCCCGGCACCTTTGGCAGCTACCTGTTTGCGCGCGCGCAGCGGGACGCCGGCAATACCGCCCGCGTGGCGTTTGCCGAGACGGGCACCCTGCCCTACCTGGCGCGCAAGCACGGCAACACGGTCGTCATCAGCGGCTACGCCACGCGCTTGCCCACCGGCGTGTTCCCCAGCCGGCTGACCGACGACGCGCTGGCGTTGCTGGGCCAGGTCTACCCCAGCATCGAGCCCATCGAAGACGGATTGGCGGGCGCCTTGATGAACGCCGGCCCCATCATCCATCCGCCGCTCATCATGATGAACGCGGGCCCCCTGGAGCATTTCGATAAGTGGGACATCCACAACGAAGGCACCCAGCCATCAATCCGCCGCGTTACCGACGCGCTGGACGCCGAACGCATCGCCATCCGCGAGGCGCTGGGCTATGCCGCGCCGCACTTTCCGCTGGCCGACCACTACGCCACGGAAGGCGATGAATGGATGTACGGCCGTGGCGCGCACGGCAAGCTGACCGACAGTGGCGACTGGCGTGAAGCCATCGACCTGCACACGCACCGCTACATGCTTGAGGACACGCGGCTTGGCCTGTCCTTGCTGGTGTCCACGGGGCGCTGGGCGGGCGTACCGACGCCGGTGGCGCAAGGCTTGCTAAGCATTGCCGGCGCCATCACCGGCCGCGATCTTTACGCCGAGGGCCGCACGCTGGAAAGTCTCGGCCTGGAGCGCCTGTCGCGCGCCGGCATGGCGGAATTGCTGGAACAAGGATGCTGA
- a CDS encoding 3-hydroxybutyryl-CoA dehydrogenase, which translates to MLTMEDRICVIGAGRMGEGITLSYIHAGRAVTLVDIKPRTQAEQADHHARVLANLRRELGALSRLGLLDDQQAETAMQRVRLCGRDDAVADLQRARIIFEAVPERLDAKRDTFAWLGRVCAPDTVIASTTSTFLVTGLAELMPGPERFLNAHWLNPAYLIPLVEVSAGPRTADAALQALLAVLRQAGKTPVQCAPTAGYIVPRIQALAMNEAARMVEEGVASAEDIDTAVRLGFGLRFSVLGLLEFIDWGGGDILYYASRYLEAQIGPRFASPDVIAKNMEQGRNGLRDGKGFYDYADLDVDAYKMQRLGQLCKRLEVMGLLPRFDGAHTAAGTEA; encoded by the coding sequence ATGCTGACCATGGAAGACAGAATCTGCGTGATCGGCGCCGGGCGCATGGGGGAAGGCATCACGCTGTCGTACATCCACGCGGGACGCGCCGTGACACTGGTCGACATCAAGCCCAGGACTCAGGCGGAACAAGCCGATCACCACGCGCGCGTGCTGGCGAACCTGCGGCGCGAATTGGGCGCGCTAAGCCGGCTTGGCCTGCTGGATGACCAGCAGGCCGAGACCGCCATGCAGCGCGTGCGCCTGTGCGGCCGCGACGACGCCGTGGCCGACCTGCAACGCGCGCGCATCATCTTCGAAGCCGTGCCGGAACGCCTGGACGCCAAGCGCGACACCTTCGCCTGGCTGGGCCGCGTGTGCGCGCCGGACACCGTTATTGCGTCAACCACGTCCACGTTCCTGGTGACCGGGCTGGCCGAATTGATGCCGGGCCCCGAGCGTTTTTTGAACGCGCACTGGCTCAACCCCGCCTATCTGATACCGCTGGTCGAAGTCAGCGCCGGGCCGCGCACCGCCGACGCCGCCCTGCAAGCGTTGCTGGCCGTGCTGCGCCAAGCCGGCAAGACGCCCGTGCAATGCGCGCCCACGGCGGGCTACATCGTGCCACGCATCCAGGCCCTGGCCATGAACGAGGCCGCGCGCATGGTCGAGGAAGGCGTGGCCAGCGCCGAAGATATCGACACCGCCGTGCGTCTGGGATTCGGCTTGCGGTTTTCGGTGCTGGGCCTGTTGGAGTTCATCGACTGGGGCGGCGGCGACATTCTGTACTACGCATCGCGCTACCTTGAAGCCCAGATCGGCCCACGCTTTGCATCGCCCGATGTCATCGCCAAAAACATGGAGCAAGGCCGCAACGGCTTGCGCGATGGCAAGGGCTTCTACGACTACGCCGACCTGGACGTGGACGCCTACAAGATGCAGCGCCTGGGACAGCTGTGCAAAAGGCTGGAGGTCATGGGGCTATTGCCGCGTTTTGATGGAGCCCACACGGCGGCGGGTACGGAAGCTTGA
- a CDS encoding D-amino acid dehydrogenase gives MPRIAIIGAGITGVTSAYALSNLGYAVTVYDRQRYPAMETSYANGGQLSASNAEVWNSTATIIKGLRWMLRKNAPLLLNPRFSWHKYSWLAQFMAQIPNYRDNTIATTRMAIEARRHLFDMAEAEGIDFDLERRGILHIYHDADSFKAAHRANALLQAGGLDRYAVTADEARAIEPAMQTGCHGGFYTPSDATGDIHKFTRGLAQACERRGVTFVHDADIDNIQRHDRPYVLDIRRDGGTQRERHEADAIVVCAGAASRKFARLLGDSINIYPVKGYSISVHLDDADSQGAAPRVSLLDEAAKIVTSRLGDRFRVAGTAEFNGFNMDIRAERVQPLIDWTRKHFPNINTTRVVPWCGLRPMTPNMMPRVGPGKRPGVFYNTGHGHLGWTLSAATAQVLAQSVRAALPAPSTAYRG, from the coding sequence ATGCCCCGCATCGCCATCATTGGCGCCGGTATCACCGGCGTCACGTCCGCCTATGCCCTGTCGAATCTGGGATACGCGGTCACCGTCTACGACCGCCAACGCTATCCCGCCATGGAAACGTCCTATGCCAACGGCGGCCAGCTATCCGCCAGCAACGCCGAAGTCTGGAACAGCACGGCCACGATCATCAAAGGGCTACGCTGGATGCTGCGCAAAAACGCGCCGCTGTTGCTGAACCCCCGCTTCAGCTGGCACAAGTATTCGTGGCTGGCGCAGTTCATGGCGCAAATTCCCAACTACCGCGACAACACCATCGCCACCACGCGCATGGCCATCGAAGCGCGCCGGCATCTATTCGACATGGCCGAGGCGGAAGGCATCGACTTCGATCTGGAGCGCCGGGGCATCCTGCACATCTACCACGACGCCGACAGCTTCAAGGCCGCGCATCGCGCCAACGCGCTGCTGCAAGCCGGCGGCCTGGACCGCTACGCAGTCACCGCCGACGAAGCGCGCGCCATCGAACCCGCCATGCAAACCGGATGCCACGGCGGCTTCTACACGCCATCGGACGCCACCGGCGACATCCACAAGTTCACGCGTGGTCTGGCCCAGGCATGCGAACGCCGTGGCGTCACGTTCGTGCACGATGCCGACATCGACAACATCCAACGCCACGACCGCCCTTACGTGCTGGACATCCGCCGCGACGGCGGCACCCAGCGCGAACGGCACGAAGCGGACGCCATCGTCGTGTGCGCGGGCGCGGCCAGCAGAAAGTTCGCCCGCCTGCTGGGAGATTCCATCAACATCTATCCGGTCAAGGGCTATTCGATCAGCGTGCACCTGGACGACGCCGACAGCCAGGGCGCCGCGCCCCGCGTCAGCCTGCTGGACGAAGCCGCGAAGATCGTCACCAGCCGCCTGGGCGACCGCTTTCGCGTGGCGGGTACGGCGGAATTCAACGGCTTCAACATGGACATCCGTGCCGAACGCGTGCAGCCGCTGATCGACTGGACGCGTAAACACTTCCCCAACATCAACACCACGCGCGTCGTGCCGTGGTGCGGCCTGCGCCCCATGACCCCCAACATGATGCCGCGCGTGGGGCCGGGCAAACGCCCAGGCGTGTTCTACAACACGGGGCACGGACACCTGGGGTGGACGTTGTCAGCCGCGACGGCGCAGGTGCTGGCGCAAAGCGTCAGGGCGGCGTTGCCGGCGCCATCAACAGCGTATAGGGGTTGA
- a CDS encoding M23 family metallopeptidase, with translation MTVNPVLRFLWRLVILGLFVWLAAWAWPRLPDAARAPWHMARLAWQQAPSSLPVPVQGVSARRLTDTWGAARSGGRQHEGIDIFAARGTPVLSTTEGVVMQVGTNNLGGQVVWVLGPGRQRHYYAHLDGYADIERGQLVAPGDVLGYVGNTGNARGTPPHLHYGIYDGGAINPYTLLMAPATPP, from the coding sequence ATGACCGTTAATCCTGTATTGCGCTTCCTCTGGCGCCTCGTCATCCTGGGCTTGTTTGTCTGGCTTGCTGCGTGGGCGTGGCCCCGCCTGCCCGACGCCGCACGCGCACCGTGGCATATGGCGCGGCTGGCCTGGCAACAAGCCCCGTCATCCTTGCCCGTGCCGGTACAGGGCGTGTCCGCCAGACGATTGACCGACACATGGGGCGCGGCCCGGTCCGGCGGCCGCCAACACGAAGGCATCGACATCTTTGCCGCGCGCGGCACGCCTGTGCTGTCCACCACGGAAGGCGTGGTCATGCAGGTTGGCACGAACAACCTGGGCGGCCAGGTCGTGTGGGTGCTCGGGCCCGGACGCCAGCGCCATTACTACGCGCACCTGGATGGCTACGCCGATATTGAACGGGGGCAGCTGGTGGCCCCCGGAGACGTGCTGGGCTACGTCGGCAACACCGGCAACGCGCGAGGAACGCCGCCGCATTTGCATTACGGCATCTACGACGGCGGCGCGATCAACCCCTATACGCTGTTGATGGCGCCGGCAACGCCGCCCTGA